A window of the Pseudoalteromonas sp. A25 genome harbors these coding sequences:
- a CDS encoding non-ribosomal peptide synthetase, whose amino-acid sequence MILSKLIQELAKQQIRLSLKDGALSISGPKGAVTPLILNALKEHKAELIASLQGAEKRHHTISIAQRGEPLPLSFAQQRLWLLDKIADGSAHYNICGAVKLSGVIDIDALNKSFSSLLARHEILRTCYREDDDGNPIQVIQQPSEVQVETVDLSKVNCDLTQKCIEEEADKEALSLFDLSSDLMMRTRLLKLSEYEHILLVTMHHIASDGWSMSILIEEFSKLYVAFCGGEREALQELPIQYADYSSWQRHWFSNEKLKEQLKYWREQLAGIPLVHSLPLDYARPSTPRHIGDNIMSTIDKNTAGKLQEICQSQGATLFMGLHTVFSVLLARYSSENDIVVGTPIANREQAEIKGLIGCFANTLVLRCKLSGDESLVSLIKQNKSTLLDAYQHQQVPFDKVVEELQPERSLSHSPLFQVMLVLQNNEESDLELPSLSLSPIKQSGSVAKYDLTLEVSESDEGLHLVWEYDTDLFVQETIKRLASHFELLLEGLTDNPEKSVFSIEMLSEAEKHQQLVAWNDTAVEYPKEQCIHALFEAQVEATPDAVAVVFAEQTMTYRELNAKANQLAQYLVEEKGVRPDTLVGICVERSLEMMVGILGVLKAGGAYVPLDPNYPAARLAYMLEDANLTTVLTQESLRGVTPVKASQAVYLDSSALCDDLGNYSSDNVGIDSVRSSHLAYVIYTSGSTGNPKGVMIEHRSAHGLIAWAKKHYGEAQLKAVLASTSMCFDLSIFEFFAPLSTGGKVVLVKNAFDLPATYVEDLTLINTVPSVIESLLLELDFSMDGKVLNLAGEPLKQSLVERLYKKGFSLVYDLYGPSECTTYSTCVERKVNGTASIGSPISNLQCYILHENSLLPTGGVGELYIGGVGLARGYLNRPELTDEKFVSNPFYDEANPASSERLYKTGDLVRYLPDGNLEFLGRIDHQVKIRGFRIELGEIEQQLLSDGRVNDAVVVADGKEADKRLVAYVTHDDAEAMLMDDESAQRQRNDLIESLKARLAQTLPDYMIPSVFVVLTHMPLTPNGKIDRKELPAPDISQQQQVYVAPTTDTEKMLCEIWQDILGVEQVGVTDNFFALGGHSLLVMNVIASVQKAGYSLRAQEFFSALQLAALAKKIDSNKGHIQPMCAAPENLIPAQCNHITPEMLPLVTLTVEDIKSITEQVSGSISNIQDIYPLGALQESILFTHMMSIKNDPYVTQLLYKVNNKEALDEFIDSLNFIINRHDVLRTAIVWEGISQPVQVVFKEVTLPIDSFTLSEELDSEAHVIELASSESHWLDITHAPLIKLRVARGKQGKYFLFLQVHHMVIDHVSLEIIQREIDVYRSGQAASLPVSQPYRNFISHTIQQEKKIDAKNYFTNLLEGVDEATAPFALIDNQRDGVHVSELRKLVPRNVSIRLRELSKSLKIAPSSLFHSAYGLVIAACSGKNDIVFGSVMSGRLQGAVGTESILGVCINTLPLRLNLNEVSVRDYVLNTHQHLVELLPFEQTPLAFIQNCSDVANNTPLFGAILNYRHSKDDQSNTHSEAKSDDAIVQLRVKERTNYPFTLNVDDLGLDFELDFQIDTDVSIERVMHYMQRAIEQLVEHLSIYPEKLVQSVRVISNNEAQKLLVEWNGVEEEFPSDKCIHQLFEEQAAITPDAIAVTFESEHIRYSELNSRANQLAHYLIEEHQVKPDSLIGVCFERSVDMLVSILAVLKAGGAYVPLDPNYPQSRLTYMMLDASLNTVLTESDLQESVQGASIQAVCVDAEHIQLQVRKYSVENIEPSNIGLTASHLAYVIYTSGSTGNPKGVMVEHRNITRLMASTEADFQFDSQDVWTMFHSYAFDFSVWEIWGALSYGGRLVIVPYWVSRSSSDFYQLLADEQVTVLNQTPSAFSQVIQEDKKATNTKLALRYVIFGGEALNLESLTPWIEKYGDNHPQLINMYGITETTVHVTRQRITQEVIASSQGASTIGRALKDLNLVVLNEHNMLVPTGVAGEMYIAGAGVTRGYLNQAALTAARFVQLPELGEQRFYKTGDLARYTENGDLEYLGRLDHQVKLRGFRIELGEIESALTRSGLVNDAVVQVKESTDGNKRLVGYLALGKLPQEDTSAMFNSLKGYLSEQLPSHMVPAVFVCLEELPLTGNGKVDRKALPEPDISQQQGKYVAPSTATEKVLCEIWQEVLGIERVGITDDFFDIGGHSLLATQAITKINTTCEVTLSITSIFLEPTVEAIAAQIEILKINNSNLHKLESKETIEEGIL is encoded by the coding sequence ATGATTTTATCAAAGTTAATTCAAGAACTGGCAAAACAGCAAATTAGGTTATCATTGAAAGATGGTGCGCTTTCAATTAGTGGGCCAAAAGGGGCTGTAACTCCACTTATTCTGAATGCATTAAAAGAGCACAAGGCAGAATTAATCGCCTCTTTGCAAGGTGCTGAAAAGAGACATCATACAATTTCAATTGCACAACGGGGTGAGCCACTACCTTTATCTTTTGCTCAACAGCGTTTGTGGCTGCTTGATAAAATCGCAGATGGAAGTGCTCATTACAATATTTGTGGTGCAGTTAAATTAAGTGGAGTTATTGATATTGATGCGTTAAATAAATCATTTTCATCTTTACTCGCTCGCCATGAAATCTTACGTACATGCTACCGTGAAGATGATGATGGCAACCCGATACAAGTCATTCAGCAACCAAGCGAAGTTCAGGTGGAGACTGTGGACTTGTCTAAAGTCAACTGTGACCTAACCCAAAAATGTATCGAGGAAGAAGCTGATAAAGAAGCGTTATCTTTATTTGATTTAAGCAGCGATCTAATGATGAGAACAAGACTTCTTAAATTGAGCGAGTATGAACATATTTTGTTGGTTACTATGCACCATATCGCTTCAGATGGATGGTCTATGTCAATATTAATTGAAGAATTCTCGAAGTTATACGTTGCGTTTTGTGGGGGGGAAAGAGAAGCTCTTCAGGAACTTCCCATTCAATATGCTGATTATTCAAGTTGGCAGAGACATTGGTTTTCAAATGAAAAGCTAAAAGAGCAGCTTAAATATTGGCGTGAACAGCTCGCTGGTATTCCTCTCGTTCATAGCTTGCCACTGGACTATGCTCGTCCATCAACGCCTAGGCATATAGGCGATAATATTATGTCAACGATAGATAAAAATACAGCAGGGAAATTACAGGAAATTTGTCAATCTCAGGGGGCAACGTTATTTATGGGGTTGCATACTGTATTTTCAGTTTTACTGGCGCGTTATAGTAGTGAAAATGATATTGTAGTTGGAACGCCTATCGCTAACCGTGAGCAGGCTGAAATTAAGGGACTAATAGGATGTTTTGCCAATACTTTAGTGCTGCGCTGCAAGTTGTCGGGCGATGAGAGTCTTGTTAGCCTAATTAAGCAAAACAAAAGTACACTTCTTGATGCTTATCAGCACCAACAAGTACCTTTTGACAAGGTGGTTGAAGAACTTCAACCGGAGCGGAGTTTAAGTCATAGCCCGTTATTCCAAGTTATGTTGGTGCTACAAAATAATGAAGAGAGCGATCTTGAACTACCGAGTTTATCTTTAAGTCCCATAAAACAGTCTGGATCAGTAGCGAAATACGATCTAACTCTAGAAGTTTCGGAAAGTGACGAAGGCTTACACTTAGTATGGGAATACGATACAGACTTATTTGTACAGGAGACGATAAAGCGTTTAGCCAGCCACTTTGAGTTACTGTTAGAGGGATTAACAGACAATCCAGAGAAGTCAGTATTTTCGATAGAGATGCTTTCAGAAGCAGAGAAACATCAGCAGTTAGTGGCATGGAATGATACAGCGGTAGAGTATCCGAAAGAGCAGTGCATTCATGCCTTATTCGAGGCGCAAGTAGAAGCGACACCAGATGCAGTAGCAGTGGTGTTTGCAGAGCAGACGATGACGTATAGAGAGTTGAATGCGAAGGCAAATCAGCTTGCTCAATACCTTGTAGAAGAAAAGGGTGTTAGACCAGATACGTTAGTGGGTATTTGTGTAGAGCGCTCGTTAGAGATGATGGTAGGGATACTCGGTGTACTCAAAGCAGGTGGGGCGTATGTGCCACTGGACCCGAATTACCCAGCGGCTCGTTTGGCATATATGCTGGAAGATGCAAATCTAACGACGGTATTAACACAAGAGTCATTACGGGGTGTTACGCCGGTGAAAGCATCACAAGCAGTGTACTTGGATAGTAGTGCGTTGTGTGATGATTTAGGGAATTACTCAAGTGACAATGTTGGCATTGACAGTGTGCGTTCAAGTCATTTGGCGTATGTGATTTATACATCAGGCTCAACAGGTAATCCTAAAGGGGTGATGATAGAGCACCGCAGTGCGCATGGGCTTATCGCATGGGCCAAGAAGCATTACGGTGAAGCGCAGTTAAAAGCGGTTTTAGCCTCAACATCAATGTGTTTTGACTTGTCTATTTTTGAGTTTTTTGCGCCCTTGTCAACAGGGGGAAAAGTTGTCTTAGTTAAGAATGCATTTGATTTACCAGCAACGTACGTTGAAGATTTAACACTGATAAATACGGTTCCATCAGTGATTGAATCATTGCTATTGGAGTTAGATTTCTCGATGGATGGGAAGGTTTTAAATTTAGCTGGTGAACCGTTAAAGCAATCCCTTGTTGAACGATTATATAAGAAAGGGTTTTCTCTGGTTTACGACTTATATGGTCCTTCGGAGTGTACAACATACTCGACTTGTGTAGAGCGAAAGGTCAATGGAACAGCGAGTATTGGTAGCCCGATTTCAAACTTACAATGCTACATTTTGCATGAAAACAGTTTATTACCAACGGGGGGCGTGGGCGAGCTTTACATTGGTGGTGTGGGCTTAGCGCGAGGTTATTTAAATCGCCCAGAGCTGACAGATGAGAAGTTTGTAAGCAATCCGTTTTATGATGAGGCGAACCCAGCCAGCAGCGAACGGTTATATAAAACGGGCGACTTAGTGCGTTATTTACCTGATGGTAATTTAGAGTTCTTAGGGCGTATTGATCATCAGGTTAAAATCAGAGGATTCAGAATAGAGTTAGGCGAAATTGAGCAACAACTCTTATCTGACGGGCGTGTTAATGATGCGGTCGTGGTTGCCGACGGCAAAGAGGCGGATAAACGCCTCGTCGCATATGTAACACATGATGACGCCGAAGCGATGTTGATGGATGATGAGTCAGCGCAAAGACAACGTAACGACTTAATCGAATCGTTAAAAGCACGGCTAGCACAGACACTACCTGACTATATGATCCCGTCAGTATTTGTGGTGCTTACACACATGCCGCTGACACCCAATGGTAAAATTGATCGTAAAGAATTACCCGCACCAGATATATCACAGCAGCAACAAGTGTATGTCGCGCCGACAACGGACACAGAGAAGATGTTGTGTGAAATATGGCAAGATATTCTCGGTGTTGAACAAGTGGGGGTCACCGACAATTTCTTTGCATTAGGTGGGCATTCTCTGTTAGTTATGAATGTCATAGCTTCAGTACAAAAAGCAGGTTACTCCCTCAGAGCTCAAGAATTTTTCTCTGCGCTACAACTAGCGGCATTAGCCAAAAAAATTGATAGTAACAAAGGGCATATACAGCCCATGTGTGCTGCGCCAGAAAACTTAATTCCAGCACAATGTAATCATATTACTCCTGAGATGTTACCTCTTGTTACTTTAACAGTGGAAGATATTAAGAGTATTACTGAACAAGTTTCAGGAAGTATCTCTAATATTCAAGATATTTACCCATTAGGTGCGCTACAAGAAAGTATTCTGTTCACTCATATGATGAGCATAAAAAACGATCCATACGTTACGCAGCTACTTTATAAAGTAAATAACAAAGAAGCTTTGGATGAATTTATTGATAGCTTAAACTTTATAATCAACCGCCATGATGTACTGCGTACAGCCATTGTATGGGAGGGGATTTCTCAGCCTGTTCAAGTAGTTTTTAAAGAAGTTACTCTCCCAATTGATAGCTTTACTTTAAGTGAAGAACTCGATTCTGAGGCGCATGTAATCGAACTCGCATCTTCTGAATCACATTGGCTGGATATAACACATGCACCGTTAATCAAGCTGAGAGTAGCACGGGGGAAACAGGGAAAATACTTCTTATTTTTACAAGTTCATCATATGGTTATCGACCATGTGAGTTTGGAAATTATTCAGCGTGAAATAGATGTATATCGTTCTGGGCAAGCGGCTAGTTTGCCTGTGAGTCAGCCTTATCGCAATTTCATCTCGCACACGATACAACAAGAAAAAAAGATTGATGCTAAAAACTACTTCACCAACTTGCTTGAGGGGGTTGATGAGGCAACGGCTCCATTTGCTTTGATTGATAATCAACGTGATGGAGTACATGTTTCTGAGTTAAGAAAGCTTGTACCTAGAAACGTGTCTATTCGTTTGCGTGAGTTATCTAAATCGTTGAAAATTGCGCCATCAAGTTTGTTCCATAGTGCATATGGCTTAGTTATTGCCGCGTGTAGTGGCAAAAATGACATAGTATTTGGCAGCGTTATGTCTGGTCGCTTACAAGGAGCTGTAGGTACTGAAAGTATTCTCGGGGTTTGTATTAATACGTTGCCACTGAGGTTGAATCTTAACGAAGTCAGCGTACGTGATTACGTGCTAAATACACATCAGCATTTAGTTGAATTACTGCCTTTCGAGCAAACCCCTTTAGCTTTCATTCAAAATTGCAGTGATGTAGCGAATAACACGCCATTATTCGGTGCAATATTGAATTATCGCCACTCTAAAGATGATCAAAGTAATACTCATTCAGAAGCAAAGAGTGATGATGCGATTGTCCAGTTAAGAGTAAAAGAAAGAACCAACTATCCATTTACATTGAATGTTGACGATTTAGGGTTGGATTTTGAGCTTGATTTTCAAATCGATACAGATGTTAGTATTGAGCGAGTGATGCATTACATGCAAAGGGCGATAGAGCAGCTTGTTGAGCATTTATCTATTTATCCAGAAAAGTTAGTGCAATCAGTGCGAGTTATATCTAATAACGAAGCTCAGAAATTACTCGTCGAGTGGAATGGGGTAGAAGAAGAGTTTCCTAGTGATAAGTGCATTCATCAGCTGTTTGAAGAACAAGCTGCGATTACTCCAGACGCAATAGCGGTTACTTTTGAGTCAGAGCACATTCGTTATTCTGAGTTAAATAGCCGCGCCAATCAGCTAGCCCATTACCTCATTGAAGAGCATCAGGTGAAACCTGATAGCTTAATTGGGGTGTGTTTTGAACGTTCAGTAGACATGTTGGTGTCAATTCTTGCGGTGCTCAAAGCGGGTGGTGCATATGTACCACTGGATCCGAATTACCCTCAATCTCGACTTACTTACATGATGTTAGATGCGTCCTTAAACACGGTGCTAACAGAGTCTGATTTACAAGAAAGTGTGCAAGGAGCGTCAATTCAAGCAGTGTGTGTTGATGCCGAGCATATCCAATTACAAGTGAGAAAATACTCTGTTGAGAATATAGAACCAAGCAATATAGGGCTGACAGCGAGTCACTTGGCGTATGTGATTTATACATCGGGTTCAACGGGCAACCCTAAAGGCGTGATGGTTGAACACAGGAATATAACGCGCTTGATGGCGTCGACAGAAGCAGACTTTCAGTTTGATTCGCAAGATGTATGGACGATGTTCCATTCTTATGCTTTTGATTTTTCAGTTTGGGAAATATGGGGAGCGTTAAGTTATGGGGGGCGTTTAGTGATAGTACCTTATTGGGTATCGCGCTCTTCGAGTGACTTTTATCAGTTATTGGCAGATGAACAAGTTACGGTACTAAATCAAACGCCCAGTGCATTTAGCCAGGTTATTCAAGAGGATAAAAAGGCGACGAACACAAAGTTAGCACTACGTTATGTGATATTTGGTGGTGAAGCGTTGAACTTGGAGAGTTTAACACCTTGGATAGAGAAATATGGCGATAACCACCCTCAACTGATTAACATGTATGGAATAACAGAAACGACAGTTCATGTCACTCGTCAGCGTATCACACAAGAAGTTATCGCGAGTTCACAAGGCGCGAGTACGATAGGTCGTGCATTGAAGGACTTAAATCTGGTGGTGTTGAATGAACACAACATGTTGGTACCAACAGGTGTGGCAGGTGAGATGTATATTGCTGGAGCGGGTGTTACAAGAGGTTACCTAAATCAAGCTGCATTGACGGCAGCGCGTTTTGTTCAACTTCCAGAGCTAGGTGAGCAACGTTTTTATAAAACGGGCGACTTAGCGCGATACACAGAGAATGGCGATTTAGAATATTTAGGACGATTAGATCACCAAGTCAAACTGCGAGGTTTTAGGATAGAGCTTGGAGAGATAGAGAGCGCGTTAACGAGAAGTGGGTTAGTAAACGATGCAGTAGTACAGGTTAAAGAGTCGACAGATGGGAATAAACGACTCGTGGGGTATTTAGCGTTGGGTAAGTTACCCCAAGAGGATACGAGTGCAATGTTCAACTCCTTGAAAGGATATTTAAGTGAACAATTGCCAAGCCATATGGTACCAGCAGTTTTTGTTTGTTTAGAAGAATTGCCGTTAACGGGCAATGGCAAGGTAGACCGTAAAGCTTTACCAGAGCCAGATATCAGTCAACAGCAAGGTAAATATGTTGCTCCAAGTACAGCAACGGAGAAGGTGCTGTGTGAGATATGGCAAGAGGTGCTGGGTATTGAGCGGGTCGGGATAACAGATGACTTTTTTGATATCGGTGGCCATTCTTTGCTTGCAACACAGGCCATAACGAAAATAAACACGACCTGTGAAGTCACTCTTTCAATCACTTCGATATTTTTAGAACCAACCGTAGAAGCAATTGCTGCTCAAATCGAGATACTGAAAATAAACAACTCGAACTTGCATAAATTAGAAAGTAAAGAAACCATTGAAGAAGGTATTTTGTAA